One window from the genome of Hydra vulgaris chromosome 02, alternate assembly HydraT2T_AEP encodes:
- the LOC136076203 gene encoding zinc finger MYM-type protein 1-like, which yields MKALSEISITSTKREECEEAVRIQKNMSSFEFVFLCVLLSKILYEVHIPSKLLQTKNLNLTTASGSLENASKNLKQYRKMFDSAKLEAVEIATTWQIPAIFFQKRRKIVKRHFDELSTDHRFDSSEEVFRINIFIKILDVVINQLDNRFKGMQEVVQLFSCIHPNKLMVMKEREIISCAEAIQRKYSEDITTKFPLQMVMVKSMLHDEISKISSIRELADLLIVKLSTIAASVPQVITALLLFLTLPVTVASAERSFSKLKIIKHYLRNTIGKERLSDLSIVSIEAKAAGKMEMKNIITDFANMKSRRKVFTI from the coding sequence ATGAAAGCTCTTTCCGAGATATCAATAACAAGTACAAAACGTGAAGAATGCGAAGAAGCAGTacgaatacaaaaaaatatgagcAGTTtcgaatttgtttttttatgcgTGCTTTTGTCTAAAATCCTTTATGAGGTACATATACCATCAAAATTGCtgcaaactaaaaatttaaatcttacgACAGCTTCAGGTTCTCTAGAAAATGccagcaaaaatttaaaacaatatagaaAGATGTTTGATTCAGCAAAACTTGAAGCGGTAGAAATAGCGACTACGTGGCAGATTCctgcaatattttttcaaaaaagaagaaaaattgtGAAAAGGCATTTTGACGAATTATCTACAGATCACCGTTTTGATAGTAGTGAGGAAGTTTTTcgcatcaatatttttataaaaattttggaCGTCGTTATCAACCAACTCGACAATAGATTTAAAGGAATGCAAGAAGTGGTACAATTATTTTCCTGCATCCATCCAAATAAATTAATGGTAATGAAAGAACGTGAGATCATAAGCTGTGCAGAAGCCATTCAGAGAAAATATAGTGAAGATATAACAACTAAATTTCCGCTGCAAATGGTTATGGTAAAGTCAATGCTACACgatgaaatatcaaaaatatcatCTATACGTGAATTGGCTGAccttttaatagtaaaattgtCAACTATAGCTGCAAGCGTTCCACAAGTGATAACAGCATTGTTATTGTTTCTTACATTACCTGTTACTGTTGCATCAGCTGAACGttctttttcaaaacttaaaataataaaacattatttacgAAATACCATTGGTAAAGAACGTTTAAGCGACCTTTCAATAGTTTCTATTGAGGCAAAAGCGGCTGGAAAAATGGAAATGAAAAACATCATTACCGATTTTGCCAATATGAAATCAAGGAGGAAAGTTTTCACTATTTAA
- the LOC136076202 gene encoding uncharacterized protein LOC136076202, translated as MEKKLSSTSGAAKRRKLKETKATLAKLPKLTTFLKPIEKRAETEVESQNSAEVVCINQSVEHDDIEENIATGNKNVNKEDVNRSPRNHRNEDKEDSNSDTNDAIEQINLEKSSELFSTDIANFHGKILTKDIKKIIVLSESCRPKGPFIRDPLQENRRFSKEYFKTTTKYGSIERMWLYYSPKLDAVYCEPCWLFSEERKAKDNWREHGVRDWRGLSKKIKIHENSQQHIFACCIYEKWRHNETIDKNIEEQIRYQSNFWVQVLERIVNITLALCKNSLAFRGHRESFDNEYNGNFLTQVQLLAKYDNVMKQVLSMPNGSIKY; from the coding sequence ATGGAAAAGAAATTAAGTAGTACAAGCGGTGCAGCAAAAAGAAGaaagttaaaagaaacaaaagctACTTTAGCTAAATTGCCGAAGCTAACAACGTTTTTGAAACCAATCGAAAAGCGAGCGGAAACGGAAGTGGAAAGTCAAAACTCTGCAGAAGTGGTATGTATAAATCAGTCAGTAGAACATGATGATATCGAAGAAAACATTGCTACTGGTAATAAAAATGTGAACAAAGAAGATGTGAATAGGTCTCCGAGAAACCACCGAAATGAAGACAAGGAAGATTCAAACTCTGATACGAATGACGCCATTGaacaaattaatttagaaaaatcaagtGAATTATTTTCTACTGACATTGCGAATTTTCATGGTAAAATACTAACAAAagatattaagaaaataattgtattatcgGAATCGTGTCGGCCAAAAGGTCCTTTTATACGCGACCCCTTGCAAGAAAACCGTAGGTTTTCCAaggaatattttaaaactaccaCAAAATATGGATCTATAGAAAGAATGTGGCTTTACTATTCCCCAAAACTTGATGCCGTTTATTGCGAGCCTTGTTGGCTTTTCTCAGAAGAACGAAAAGCAAAGGATAACTGGCGTGAGCATGGTGTCAGAGATTGGCGTGgtctttctaaaaaaattaaaattcacgAAAATAGTCAACAACATATATTTGCTTGTTGCATTTATGAAAAATGGCGACATAATGAaacaattgataaaaatatagaagAACAAATACGATACCAATCAAATTTTTGGGTGCAAGTCTTAGAGCGGATAGTAAATATAACATTAGCACTTTGTAAAAATTCTTTGGCTTTTCGTGGTCATCGTGAATCATTTGACAATGAAtataatggtaattttttaacCCAAGTTCAACTTTTAGCTAAATATGATAATGTTATGAAGCAAGTTTTGAGTATGCCAAATGGatctataaaatattaa